A part of candidate division KSB1 bacterium genomic DNA contains:
- a CDS encoding glycerol-3-phosphate acyltransferase encodes MQFRLSIWGTILWTALGFLSGSLMFSYWLGRLVGKDVRTVGDGNPGAANAIKAAGPLIGVTGGVLDFLKGAIPVGAAVGPPWTHGTTSWNWHLVPIAVAPVLGHLFSPWLAGHGGKGIAVTFGVWAGLTGWEVPSVLGGACACGKFLLRLPDAWAVICGFTVSVLFICIRAGFGALLCAAIVNLGLLIFTHRRELRLGRQRGTHH; translated from the coding sequence ATGCAGTTTCGACTGAGTATTTGGGGCACGATTCTCTGGACAGCGCTGGGGTTTCTAAGCGGTTCATTGATGTTCTCCTACTGGCTTGGACGGCTGGTGGGCAAAGATGTGCGTACCGTCGGCGATGGCAATCCTGGTGCCGCGAACGCTATCAAGGCGGCCGGACCGCTGATAGGGGTCACCGGCGGTGTCCTTGACTTTTTGAAGGGGGCCATCCCGGTGGGGGCAGCAGTGGGACCGCCGTGGACGCACGGGACCACATCATGGAATTGGCACCTGGTGCCCATCGCAGTCGCTCCGGTTTTGGGCCACCTCTTTTCGCCCTGGCTGGCTGGGCATGGTGGCAAAGGGATCGCTGTCACCTTTGGCGTATGGGCTGGCCTCACTGGCTGGGAAGTGCCCAGCGTGCTGGGAGGTGCGTGCGCGTGTGGCAAGTTTCTCTTGCGCCTGCCGGACGCTTGGGCCGTCATCTGTGGCTTCACTGTTTCAGTCCTCTTTATCTGCATTAGAGCCGGCTTTGGCGCGCTCCTATGCGCAGCAATTGTGAACCTGGGACTCCTCATTTTTACCCATCGAAGAGAATTGAGGTTGGGAAGACAGCGTGGCACTCATCATTGA
- a CDS encoding T9SS type A sorting domain-containing protein — MRKLMILVFIAGWFWGPAPCGKRACVGADECTIGVASGRATQDGRPLVWKTRDADQAHNEVRWVTTASYSFVAVVSAGSTTPWMGVNERGFAILNSQSSDLQAGSSGPGNGTLMKEALGSCATVAEFQALLDRTNLTGRTTQANFAVIDSTGAAAIFETAGNQYWKYDANDSLVAPHGYVVRTNFALHGGGTSGIERYHRSLKLIGDFYGGDSLSYRSIIRTQMRDFSDGNSNSVPVPFPARWLSNRPFGYIYCYLSICRSTSVSAAVIQGVLPGEPARSSTMWAILGQPAGAIAVPYWPVGNTPVEANGEPTAPLCDAALAIKNLLFDYTENSNYIDSYKLRDGKGGGFWARLFPAEDAIFVTAESLTVVWRGGAAPPQEMLQAEAVLAAQALSVLHQAYEDYLTSVIAADRSEGPGGFALSEPYPNPWNSATSLTLTVPEPAQVHVGVYNAAGQKVVVLREERLPAGEHCLTWDGRSGAGVPVPSGVYFVQARTARWQQTRRCVLIR, encoded by the coding sequence ATGAGGAAATTGATGATCCTGGTCTTCATCGCGGGGTGGTTTTGGGGCCCCGCGCCGTGTGGCAAGAGAGCCTGTGTGGGAGCCGACGAGTGCACCATCGGTGTGGCGTCCGGCCGTGCGACGCAGGATGGGCGCCCTCTGGTATGGAAGACCCGCGACGCCGACCAGGCGCACAACGAAGTCAGATGGGTGACTACCGCGAGCTACTCTTTTGTCGCCGTGGTCAGCGCCGGCAGTACGACCCCATGGATGGGGGTGAACGAAAGAGGCTTTGCCATCTTGAACTCTCAGTCCAGCGACCTGCAGGCTGGCTCCAGTGGTCCAGGAAACGGCACCTTGATGAAGGAGGCGCTGGGCAGCTGTGCCACCGTGGCGGAGTTTCAGGCACTGTTGGACCGCACCAACCTCACTGGTCGCACCACCCAGGCCAACTTTGCCGTCATCGACAGCACCGGGGCCGCCGCCATCTTCGAGACAGCTGGCAACCAGTACTGGAAGTACGACGCCAACGACTCCTTAGTCGCTCCGCACGGCTACGTGGTGCGCACCAACTTTGCTTTACACGGTGGCGGGACCAGCGGGATCGAACGCTACCATCGCAGTCTGAAGCTGATAGGGGACTTTTACGGCGGGGACAGCCTAAGCTATCGCAGCATCATCCGCACCCAGATGCGCGACTTTTCTGACGGCAACAGCAATTCGGTGCCTGTACCCTTTCCAGCGCGGTGGCTGAGCAACAGACCGTTCGGCTACATCTATTGCTACCTGAGCATCTGCCGCTCCACCTCCGTGTCGGCGGCGGTCATCCAGGGAGTGCTTCCTGGAGAGCCGGCGCGGTCCAGCACGATGTGGGCCATCCTGGGGCAACCCGCAGGTGCCATTGCTGTACCCTATTGGCCAGTGGGCAACACACCGGTGGAGGCGAACGGCGAGCCCACCGCGCCTCTTTGTGATGCAGCCTTGGCCATCAAAAACCTCCTTTTCGATTACACGGAGAATAGCAACTACATTGACTCCTACAAATTGCGCGATGGGAAGGGGGGTGGATTCTGGGCTAGGCTCTTTCCCGCTGAGGATGCCATCTTTGTTACCGCCGAAAGCCTGACGGTAGTGTGGCGCGGGGGTGCCGCGCCACCCCAGGAGATGCTCCAGGCCGAGGCGGTGCTGGCAGCACAGGCGTTGTCGGTTCTTCACCAGGCCTACGAGGATTATCTCACCAGCGTGATTGCTGCAGACCGGAGTGAAGGCCCAGGTGGCTTTGCGCTGAGCGAGCCGTACCCGAATCCATGGAACTCGGCCACCTCGCTGACGTTGACCGTCCCAGAGCCCGCACAGGTGCATGTCGGGGTGTACAACGCAGCGGGCCAAAAGGTGGTCGTGTTGCGGGAGGAACGGCTACCTGCCGGTGAGCACTGTCTGACCTGGGACGGGCGCAGCGGGGCGGGCGTACCCGTGCCCAGTGGTGTCTACTTTGTGCAGGCACGCACTGCACGGTGGCAGCAGACGCGCCGCTGTGTGTTGATCCGATGA
- a CDS encoding rhomboid family intramembrane serine protease, which yields MANRSRASAVLCPRCGKLVSADAEFCIHCGQKRPGAGGARRWVRQAFGGELRAVPALILMCAVLYVLSLLIDPGALLHPRGLAGFLAPSMGSLERLGMTGAVALFRGRWWTLITAIYLHGSLLHLIFNLLWIRQLGPMVEDLFGTPRLLLLFTVSGATGMLFSGLLGVAFTIGASGSIFGLMGALVSYGRRQSGLLGPLLYRQLLVWAMVLLAMGFFMPGVNNVAHVVGFGSGFLLAQTVGPQRKSTTRGGLRFATFVVIALTALCFVLAVVA from the coding sequence ATGGCGAACAGAAGCAGAGCGAGCGCTGTTCTTTGTCCGCGGTGCGGCAAGCTGGTGAGCGCGGACGCCGAGTTCTGCATTCACTGTGGGCAAAAGCGTCCGGGAGCTGGGGGCGCGCGGCGATGGGTGCGCCAGGCGTTCGGCGGGGAACTAAGGGCGGTACCGGCCCTCATCCTCATGTGCGCCGTCTTGTATGTGCTGAGCTTACTGATTGATCCTGGGGCGCTCCTCCACCCCCGCGGGCTCGCTGGTTTTCTTGCCCCCAGTATGGGCAGTCTGGAGCGCCTTGGCATGACCGGGGCCGTGGCGCTGTTCCGCGGCCGTTGGTGGACCCTCATCACCGCCATCTATCTCCATGGTAGCCTGCTCCACCTCATCTTCAATCTCCTCTGGATCCGGCAACTGGGGCCGATGGTTGAGGACCTGTTCGGCACACCTCGTCTGCTTCTGCTCTTCACTGTGTCCGGGGCGACGGGGATGCTCTTTTCCGGTCTCCTTGGAGTCGCTTTCACCATAGGGGCTTCGGGCTCAATTTTCGGGCTGATGGGGGCTTTAGTGAGCTATGGCCGGCGTCAAAGTGGGCTGCTGGGGCCCCTGCTTTATCGCCAGCTCCTTGTGTGGGCGATGGTCCTGTTGGCCATGGGCTTCTTCATGCCTGGCGTGAACAACGTGGCGCACGTGGTGGGTTTTGGCAGCGGCTTTCTGCTTGCCCAAACGGTTGGGCCACAGCGAAAGAGCACCACCCGTGGCGGCCTCCGCTTTGCGACTTTTGTAGTCATTGCCCTTACCGCCCTCTGCTTCGTTCTGGCCGTGGTCGCCTGA
- the rpsU gene encoding 30S ribosomal protein S21, protein MPKVRVREGESFEKALKRFTKACEKAGLMADIKKHQHFEKPSERRKRKLNAARRKQRKLMLMENR, encoded by the coding sequence ATGCCGAAAGTAAGAGTCCGCGAGGGCGAGAGTTTTGAGAAAGCCCTGAAGAGATTCACCAAGGCTTGTGAGAAGGCTGGACTGATGGCGGACATTAAGAAGCACCAGCACTTCGAGAAGCCGAGCGAGCGGCGGAAACGCAAGCTCAATGCTGCGCGGCGCAAACAGCGCAAGCTGATGCTCATGGAGAACCGTTGA
- a CDS encoding GatB/YqeY domain-containing protein translates to MNLQQQLMEDMKAAMKAGQKERLAAIRMVRAQLKDAEIAKGGALSPEEELKVLSAAVKKRKESITAFEAAGRHDLVAREKEQLAAIESYLPQQLSSQEIERELDAIIAQVGAVSAKDLGKVMAEAMKRLRGRADGKVVQELARRRLG, encoded by the coding sequence TTGAACCTGCAACAACAGCTGATGGAAGATATGAAGGCGGCCATGAAGGCCGGGCAAAAGGAACGGTTGGCCGCTATTCGTATGGTGCGGGCCCAGCTCAAGGACGCAGAGATCGCCAAAGGTGGGGCGCTGTCGCCAGAAGAGGAGCTCAAAGTCCTCAGCGCTGCGGTGAAGAAGCGGAAGGAATCGATCACTGCGTTCGAGGCAGCGGGGCGACACGATCTTGTTGCACGGGAAAAGGAGCAACTGGCGGCGATCGAGTCGTACCTGCCCCAGCAGCTGTCCTCGCAGGAGATCGAGCGGGAGTTGGACGCCATCATTGCGCAGGTGGGTGCTGTGAGCGCCAAAGACCTGGGCAAGGTGATGGCCGAGGCCATGAAACGGTTGCGGGGCCGCGCCGACGGTAAGGTGGTCCAGGAGCTGGCGCGACGCCGTCTTGGCTAA
- a CDS encoding CvpA family protein — protein sequence MNYFDISILTIILVFIVVGFRKGLLAEVVGLLGIAVALVLAVRYGPEAGRLFVRRTHLPELLGVFIGFAVVFGGVWMFFHMFKSALEKVLSPMAIKWVDKLGGLFLGAVEGVVVASILIFLFSLTPLAGAVEEDIERSQLYRPTERVAPALFDAARRMVPLEKTFAQLKGNMVERIERSGATQVIEQAKPQLPPRQQARRPSRSTSSGGGERGRP from the coding sequence ATGAACTACTTTGACATCAGCATCCTGACCATCATCCTGGTTTTCATCGTGGTGGGCTTCCGCAAAGGGCTGTTGGCCGAGGTAGTGGGGTTGTTGGGCATCGCCGTAGCTCTGGTGCTTGCCGTACGCTACGGCCCAGAGGCAGGCCGCCTCTTCGTGCGACGCACCCATCTGCCCGAGCTGCTCGGCGTCTTTATCGGCTTCGCCGTCGTCTTCGGCGGAGTGTGGATGTTCTTCCACATGTTCAAAAGCGCCCTGGAGAAGGTGCTCTCACCCATGGCCATCAAGTGGGTCGATAAGCTTGGCGGCCTCTTCTTAGGGGCGGTGGAGGGCGTCGTGGTGGCCAGCATCCTCATTTTCCTCTTCTCCCTCACCCCCTTGGCCGGAGCGGTGGAAGAGGACATCGAGCGCTCGCAGCTGTACCGGCCTACCGAACGGGTAGCACCGGCTCTGTTTGATGCCGCACGCCGCATGGTGCCTTTGGAGAAGACTTTTGCTCAGCTCAAAGGCAACATGGTGGAGAGAATCGAGCGGAGTGGCGCGACCCAGGTCATTGAGCAAGCAAAGCCCCAGTTGCCGCCGCGCCAGCAGGCTAGACGTCCTTCGCGTTCCACTAGCTCAGGCGGTGGCGAGCGCGGGCGCCCGTAA